A genomic stretch from Pochonia chlamydosporia 170 chromosome 4, whole genome shotgun sequence includes:
- a CDS encoding GU4 nucleic-binding protein (similar to Verticillium alfalfae VaMs.102 XP_003009612.1), with translation MAAIANQTYTPTEETEIQQWLTTSDRLKSSDDKASILETLNSHLASRTTLLGSKPSKADVAIYETLSPVVAKWSPDERTGEKGHPHIVRHLDFVQNSTLFGLELKDGQKFQVDQDDVRYVKPPVDAKAEKERLKKEKAAAAAGGNKDANLVDRTKEKVKEKVEEVKGAAAAAVGGDKPKKEKKEKAPKQPKPAPVAAPLSPSLIDLRVGHILKAVNHPDADSLYVSTIAMGDLAGNEDYTEYEGQVCRTVCSGLNGLIPLEQMQGRKVVVVCNLKPVKMRGVKSCAMVLAASPKVKEGEVDDHKGPVELVSPPEGAKAGDRVFFEGWQGEPEGVLNPKKKIWETFQPGFTTNDSLEVAFDAGVVEQLGKTGVGKLVTESGGVCTVQTLKGAVVR, from the coding sequence ATggccgccatcgccaaccagACATACACTCCCACCGAGGAGACGGAGATCCAGCAATGGCTCACCACCTCCGACCGCCTCAAGTCTAGCGACGACAAGGCCTCTATCCTCGAGACTCTCAACAGCCACCTTGCCAGCCGAACTACCCTCCTCGGCAGCAAGCCCAGCAAGGCTGACGTCGCCATCTACGAGACCTTGTCCCCCGTCGTCGCTAAGTGGTCTCCTGACGAGCGAACCGGAGAGAAGGGCCACCCTCATATTGTCCGCcaccttgactttgtccAGAACTCTACCCTCTTCGGCCTCGAGCTCAAGGATGGTCAGAAGTTCCAAGTTGACCAGGATGATGTCCGCTACGTCAAGCCTCCTGTTGACGCCAAGGCCGAGAAAGAGCGtttgaagaaggaaaaggccgccgctgctgccgGTGGAAACAAAGACGCCAACCTCGTCGACCGCACGaaagaaaaggtcaaggagaaggTTGAAGAGGTCAAGGGTGCGGCTGCTGCGGCCGTTGGTGGCGATAAGcccaagaaggagaagaaggagaaggctcCTAAGCAGCCGAAACCTGCTCCAGTGGCTGCCCCCTTGTCCCCCTCCCTCATTGACCTCCGCGTTGGTCATATTCTCAAGGCCGTCAACCACCCTGACGCCGACTCTCTCTACGTCTCGACTATTGCCATGGGCGATCTCGCCGGCAACGAAGACTACACCGAATACGAAGGACAGGTCTGCCGAACTGTGTGCTCTGGTCTCAACGGCCTTATCCCGCTGGAGCAGATGCAGGGCCGGAAAGTCGTCGTTGTATGTAACTTGAAGCCCGTCAAGATGCGCGGCGTCAAGTCGTGCGCCATGGTtctcgccgcctcccccaAGGTGAAGGAAGGTGAGGTTGACGACCACAAAGGCCCCGTTGAGCTTGTCTCGCCCCCAGAAGGGGCCAAGGCTGGTGATCGGGTCTTCTTTGAGGGTTGGCAGGGTGAGCCTGAGGGTGTGCTGAaccccaagaagaagatttggGAGACATTCCAGCCTGGGTTCACGACCAATGATAGCCTGGAGGTGGCgtttgatgctggtgttgttgagcagCTGGGCAAGACTGGCGTGGGCAAGCTGGTCACTGAGagtggtggtgtttgcacCGTTCAGACCCTGAAGGGTGCTGTTGTGCGATAG
- a CDS encoding AMP-binding enzyme (similar to Coccidioides posadasii C735 delta SOWgp XP_003069309.1) yields the protein MSCLNGDPPATERFPKDAIFTRLKRLCKERTDVLFHDDYGIDANYSHLIGDIMHLRRKLREKLPSSSFNSHGSLRGDAASIAFLGHSGYHFIVSFFAIIALGGICVPLATGLTDKEALYILNKTKAVCILTGPSTLDVATRIKQFSQSQVSQALELVTITRADHESSKSHHHAFEIDGDLTFSPTTGCLVLFTSGTTGPPKGVLLPRKMFHCTADLASKPVIYLASCPVQWVGGTGLIDSVLNAEHLHIMRNDCGPGEFWEILKEGKVTEMSVSPTLLRGLMKYYNENIRGLPDEDRDRYLHGAKNLEVVYTSGSVLSRFTRKFFTDLMNMPLRNGYGITEMGGGVIVTPDGSDYKEGYIGKPLPGIEVRLSEGNHGEILVKSPHRFIGYVGDEKATRAAFDDEGFYKTGDQAHRVGDDFYFDGRLSQDWIRFHEYTISVLELEQSLMDLPYVFEAHVLPVPEHEAGGIVAALVRLDKHAGQGAKHDVTLATIREDLAGAGLVSYKLPALLRLLREEDQVPFTASGKAVKKECLRKYFNITGYLQDQYAVDGVEYWGNKLDLGASSRLFDWGGL from the exons ATGTCTTGTTTGAATGGTGACCCTCCTGCGACGGAGCGGTTTCCCAAAGATGCCATATTCACTCGGCTGAAGCGCCTCTGCAAGGAGAGAACAGATGTTCTATTTCATGATGACTATGGTATTGATGCTAATTACAGCCATCTGATCGGCGACATCATGCATTTGCGCCGCAAACTACGCGAGAAActtccatcatcttcgttcAATAGTCATGGCTCGCTTCGAGGGGACGCCGCATCTATTGCATTCCTGGGTCATAGTGGATACCATTTTATTGTGAGCTTCTTCGCAATCATTGCTTTGGGTGGGATATGCGTGCCGTTGG CGACCGGGCTCACCGATAAAGAGGCACTGTACATTTtgaacaagaccaaggcaGTTTGCATCCTGACAGGGCCAAGTACTCTTGACGTTGCCACCAGGATAAAGCAGTtttctcaaagtcaagtcagtcAGGCATTGGAGTTGGTCACCATAACAAGAGCGGACCACGAATCAAGCAAGTCTCATCATCACGCATTTGAAATTGATggagacttgacattctcGCCTACTACCGGCTGCCTCGTTCTCTTTACTTCCGGCACAACCGGACCACCAAAAGGCGTACTTCTCCCTCGCAAGATGTTCCATTGCACGGCAGACCTTGCATCCAAACCAGTTATCTACCTTGCCTCCTGTCCGGTGCAATGGGTAGGAGGTACTGGTCTTATAGACAGCGTTCTTAATGCAGAACATTTGCATATCATGAGAAATGATTGCGGACCTGGAGAGTTTTGGGAAATCCTTAAGGAGGGAAAAGTCACAGAAATGAGTGTTTCTCCGACACTATTAAGGGGGTTAATGAAGTACTACAATGAGAACATTCGTGGTCTGCCCGATGAAGACCGCGACAGATACCTTCATGGGGCCAAAAACCTCGAGGTTGTGTACACAAGTGGCTCGGTGTTGAGTCGCTTCACTCGAAAGTTCTTTACAGATTTGATGAACATGCCATTGAGAAATGGGTATGGAATTACTGAGATGGGTGGAGGGGTGATAGTCACTCCAGATGGGTCCGACTATAAGGAG GGGTACATCGGTAAACCACTTCCAGGAATAGAAGTGAGGCTATCCGAAGGCAACCATGGAGAAATTCTGGTTAAGAGCCCTCATAGGTTCATCGG TTACGTGGGCGACGAAAAAGCCACGCGCgctgcatttgatgacgAAGGCTTTTATAAAACAGGAGATCAAGCTCATCgtgttggtgatgacttCTACTTTGATGGCCGCCTTTCACAGGACT GGATCCGGTTTCATGAGTACACGATATCGGTACTAGAGCTAGAACAGTCGCTGATGGACCTTCCGTATGTTTTTGAAGCCCATGTCCTTCCGGTCCCGGAGCATGAAGCCGGCGGAATAGTTGCCGCTCTCGTCCGCCTGGACAAACATGCTGGTCAAGGAGCAAAACATGATGTTACTCTTGCGACCATACGTGAGGATCTAGCTGGTGCAGGGCTGGTTTCGTACAAGTTGCCCGCGCTCCTGCGGCTGCTCCGTGAAGAGGATCAAGTCCCTTTCACGGCTTCCGGAAAAGCAGTCAAGAAGGAATGTTTGCGAAAATATTTCAACATCACAGGCTACCTACAGGATCAAtatgctgttgatggtgtaGAATATTGGGGAAACAAATTGGATTTAGGAGCTTCATCGCGCCTTTTCGATTGGGGCGGCCTTTAA
- a CDS encoding ISWI chromatin-remodeling complex ATPase ISW2 (similar to Pyrenophora tritici-repentis Pt-1C-BFP XP_001935545.1) gives MDASSSSDIESVLSEAPAMTSAPSSPPAVASPKSDVLGQITENSLLKEEREARDENRKAEEDKSKVAGRKPRKKKKKAETKAEREAKARELDELLMKSAAFSDILTKKTQVLGRVGSSLDGKALGEHNLQMAEQPKCMIGGTMRDYQLEGLTWMFEICSQGMSGILADEMGLGKTVQTIALIALLREQENYLGPHLIVAPLSTLSNWMDEFHKWTPSIPVIMYHGNQSQREEIFRTKMLNNLKGGRPTTRFPVVCTSYEMVLRDQHNLSRIQWEFIIIDEGHRMKNADAKLFQQLRQFSSATRLLITGTPLQNNLKELWSLLHFLLPNIFTDWEAFESWFDFSDLEDEKGTEEFIADQMKQDLVKKMHLILQPLLLRRIKQDVAAYLPKKREYVLFAPMTKEQTDLYNVFTNKEIDTRQYLEQKVTEKVNSAIASASSTRASSRSSNRAAVSKKPTGSAGGAISLPVRQSPRGKKTENKSAALVPNAFSMMMGKRAASRPKKQDAQNNTVTPAKQATKRKSPPTSVKSESKSARSSRTSTPASTRGRPRKGKTYAEADSDEEDALSDDAFEAKLADEVVSEDDSEEVDELQSPEEIERAQTLDLAKKQLAQKKLGNPLAQLRLVCNSPHNFYNPWNTSTDIPVDESIITSSGKMLLLDRLLQALFQKGHKVLLFSQFKTQLDILEDYSRELRGWNVCRIDGSVPQDSRRQQIHDFNNDPEYNLFLLSTRAGGQGINLASADTVILFDSDFNPQQDLQAQDRCHRIGQTRPVIVYRLATKDTVEESLLMSADAKRRLEKLVIKKGGFKTMGQKMENKEQLDAETLRALLLKDGQVYETSGGDDILSEEDLDALCDRSDGAYDRAASGLGDADRYRVVETGADSIKLARRD, from the exons ATGGAcgcatcatcttcatcagaTATTGAATCCGTCTTATCAGAAGCTCCAGCAATGACAAGCGCACCGAGCTCGCCACCTGCCGTGGCTTCCCCCAAATCTGATGTTCTGGGCCAGATTACCGAGAACAGCCTCTTGAAAGAGGAGCGGGAAGCTCGGGATGAGAACAGAAAAGCTGAGGAAGACAAATCAAAGGTGGCAGGCCGGAAACcacggaagaagaagaagaaagccgAGACCAAGGCTGAGCGTGAGGCCAAGGCTCGAGAATTGGACGAGTTATTGATGAAAAGCGCGGCTTTCAGTGACATCCTCACCAAGAAAACCCAGGTTCTCGGCCGAGTTGGCAGCAGTCTTGATGGCAAGGCGCTTGGAGAACATAATCTGCAAATGGCAGAGCAGCCCAAGTGCATGATAGGAGGAACAATGCGCGATTACCAATTGGAAGGTTTAACATGGATGTTTGAGATTTGTTCTCAGGGAATGAGCGGGATTCTCGCCGATGAAATGGGATTAG GTAAAACTGTCCAAACCATTGCTTTGATCGCCTTGCTTCGCGAGCAGGAAAACTATCTCGGACCACATCTCATTGTTGCGCCCCTGAGCACCCTCTCGAACTGGATGGACGAATTCCACAAGTGGACGCCCAGCATCCCTGTCATTATGTATCATGGGAACCAATCTCAACGTGAAGAGATCTTCCGAACCAAAATGCTTAACAATCTGAAGGGCGGCAGACCCACGACACGATTTCCAGTTGTTTGCACGTCATATGAAATGGTTCTGCGAGACCAACACAATCTGTCCCGAATTCAGTGGGAATTCATTATCATC GATGAAGGGCATCGCATGAAGAATGCAGATGCGAAGCTGTTCCAGCAATTACGGCAATTCTCATCAGCGACAAGACTGCTCATCACCGGCACACCCCTGCAGAACAATTTGAAAGAGTTGTGGTCCTTGTTGCATTTCCTTCTCCCCAACATCTTTACTGATTGGGAGGCATTCGAGTCATGGTTCGACTTCTCAGATTTGGAGGATGAGAAAGGTACCGAAGAATTCATTGCCGATCAGATGAAACAAGACCTGGTTAAGAAGATGCACCTCATCTTGCAGCCTTTGCTATTACGAAGAATCAAGCAAGATGTCGCTGCGTACTTACCAAAAAAGCGAGAATACGTCTTGTTTGCACCCATGACAAAAGAACAAACAGATCTCTACAAcgtcttcaccaacaaggaAATCGACACCAGGCAATATCTTGAACAGAAGGTCACGGAGAAGGTCAACAGCGCAATAGCATCCGCTAGTTCCACCCGCGCATCATCACGATCTAGTAATCGTGCTGCGGTTTCCAAGAAACCAACAGGATCTGCTGGAGGCGCCATTTCCCTCCCAGTGCGACAGAGTCCTCGTGGGAAGAAAACGGAGAACAAGTCAGCCGCTCTGGTACCAAATGCATTTagcatgatgatggggaaaCGCGCCGCAAGCCGGCCCAAAAAGCAGGATGCCCAAAACAATACAGTAACCCCCGCGAAGCAGGCCACGAAGAGAAAGAGCCCGCCAACATCCGTAAAGTCAGAATCCAAGAGCGCCAGGTCAAGCCGCACTTCTACCCCAGCCAGCACCCGTGGTAGACCTCGAAAAGGGAAGACATATGCAGAGGCGGActctgatgaggaagacgccCTTTCTGATGACGCTTTCGAAGCCAAGCTTGCAGATGAAGTGGTTAGCGAGGACGACTCCGAGGAAGTCGACGAGCTCCAGTCACCAGAGGAAATAGAACGAGCACAAACACTAGATCTCGCCA AGAAACAACTAGCACAAAAGAAACTAGGCAATCCCCTCGCCCAGTTGAGACTGGTGTGCAACAGCCCTCACAACTTCTACAACCCCTGGAACACATCAACCGACATCCCCGTCGACgaatccatcatcacctcctCTGGAAAGatgctcctcctcgaccGTCTCCTACAAGCCCTATTCCAAAAGGGACACAAagtcctcctcttctcccaATTCAAGACCCAACTCGACATACTCGAAGACTACAGCCGCGAGCTCCGTGGCTGGAACGTCTGTCGCATCGACGGATCCGTGCCCCAAGACAGTCGCCGCCAACAAATCCACGACTTCAACAACGACCCCGAATACAACCTCTTCCTGCTATCAACCCGCGCAGGCGGCCAAGGCATCAACCTCGCGTCCGCAGACACTGTCATCCTATTCGACAGCGACTTCAACCCGCAGCAAGATTTACAAGCCCAAGACCGATGCCACCGGATCGGACAGACACGCCCCGTCATCGTCTACCGCCTCGCTACGAAGGACACCGTCGAAGAATCCCTCCTCATGTCCGCAGACGCCAAGCGGCGGTTGGAGAAACTCGTCATCAAAAAGGGCGGGTTCAAGACCATGGGGCAAAAGATGGAGAATAAGGAACAGCTTGACGCTGAGACGCTGCGTGCTCTGCTCTTGAAAGACGGACAGGTATATGAGACGTCAGGCGGGGATGATATTCTGAGCGAGGAGGACCTTGATGCGCTGTGTGATCGGTCTGATGGCGCGTATGATAGAGCCGCGAGTGGCTTAGGCGACGCGGATAGGTATCGTGTTGTTGAGACGGGTGCGGATTCTATCAAACTTGCGAGGAGGGATTGA